The Arachis ipaensis cultivar K30076 chromosome B07, Araip1.1, whole genome shotgun sequence genome includes a window with the following:
- the LOC107608955 gene encoding DNA-directed RNA polymerases II, IV and V subunit 6A — translation MADEDYDDIDMGYEDEPPEPEIEEGAEEDVDNNKNEDITGEPLEVDDKEDEQPVERPRKTSKYMTKYERARILGTRALQISMNAPVMVELEGETDPLEIAMKELRERKIPFTIRRYLPDGSFEDWGVDELIVEDSWKRQVGGGN, via the exons ATGGCCGACGAAGACTACGATGACATTGATATGGG ATATGAAGATGAACCCCCAGAGCCTGAGATTGAG GAGGGGGCAGAGGAGGATGTTGATAACAACAAAAATGAGGACATAACTGGAGAGCCTCTTGAGGTCGATGACAAGGAAGATGAACAACCGGTGGAGCGGCCTCGAAAGACTTCCAAGTACATGACCAAGTATGAGCGTGCCCGGATTCTGGGTACACGTGCTCTCCAAATCAG TATGAATGCTCCTGTTATGGTGGAACTGGAGGGGGAAACTGACCCACTTGAG ATTGCTATGAAAGAGCTTCGAGAGCGGAAGATACCCTTTACCATCCGTCGCTACTTACCCGATGGAAG CTTTGAGGATTGGGGGGTTGATGAACTGATTGTGGAAGACTCGTGGAAGAGGCAAGTTGGCGGTGGTAATTGA